In a genomic window of Sardina pilchardus chromosome 20, fSarPil1.1, whole genome shotgun sequence:
- the mbip gene encoding MAP3K12-binding inhibitory protein 1 — MRSKGGNTMAEKTDMNERATSECKHDQNANQMSLSGKPAATFSDSFTALIRSLTDFSSELKVGPAVLSITADVSRADIQAFQPTHVYSCLERHISKLQIIAADLKLLSERESKIKAPEEDNEVSVGHAGDEVAETVEEMVVDSDQSPHISHCPANDLSASKTQVDDHIVQIKAGKAEIERRISAFIERKQLEINENNVREFCNVIDCNQENSCARTDAVFTPYPGFKSHVKVTRVVNTYGPQSRAGTGAELREHQQGGLPRNCGNSAIEERLQNMEGHLKLPTAGPVPLSVYQRLKKLEDRILELEGLSPEYFQSVNYVHKRAKHSVSQAYSLTELDGKINAVKSALLKRVSEFRHSETGDFSF; from the exons ATGCGCTCGAAGGGCGGAAATACAATGGCGGAAAAGACAGACATGAATGAAAGAGCTACATCGGAGTGTAAACACGACCAGAATGCAAACCAAATGTCCTTAAGTGGAAAGCCTGCAGCTACGTTCAGCGACAGTTTCACTGCTCTTATCAGATCGCTAACTGATTTTAGTTCGGAG CTTAAGGTTGGACCAGCCGTGTTGAGCATAACTGCCGATGTGAGCCGGGCTGATATACAGGCTTTCCAGCCCACTCACGTCTATTCCTGCCTAGAGAGACATATTTCAAAGCTTCAG ATAATCGCAGCAGACTTAAAGCtgttgagtgaaagagagtcaAAGATCAAGGCCCCAGAGGAGGATAATGAAGTTTCAGTCGGCCATGCAGGTGACGAGGTTGCTGAGACTGTGGAGGAGATGGTTGTGGACTCCGATCAGTCGCCACACATATCCCATTGCCCAGCTAACGACCTGAGCGCATCTAAAACACAGGTGGACGATCATATTGTGCAAATCAAGGCTGGTAAAGCAGAG ATTGAAAGGAGAATATCTGCATTTATAGAGCGAAAGCAGCTGGAGATCAATGAAAATAATGTGCGCGAGTTCTGCAACGTGATTGACTGTAATCAGG AGAACAGCTGCGCTAGAACGGACGCGGTCTTCACGCCATATCCCGGCTTCAAAAGTCATGTCAAAG TCACGCGTGTGGTGAACACCTACGGACCGCAGAGCAGAGCGGGGACCGGGGCGGAGCTCCGAGAACATCAGCAGGGCGGGCTCCCCAGGAACTGCGGGAACTCTGCCATCGAGGAGAGGCTTCAGAATATGGAGGGCCACCTGAAGTTACCCACAG CTGGCCCAGTCCCTCTGAGTGTGTACCAGCGTCTTAAGAAGCTGGAGGATCGCATCCTGGAGCTGGAGGGTCTCTCTCCAGAGTACTTCCAGTCTGTG aaTTACGTACACAAGCGAGCCAAACACTCTGTTTCACAG GCCTACAGTTTGACTGAACTGGACGGGAAGATCAACGCCGTGAAAAGCGCACTGCTCAAGAGAGTGAGCGAATTCCGCCATTCCGAAACGGGAGACTTCTCATTCTGA